AGGACTATTTTCTatacttctttatttaaataaatgttttaaatcgaCTTCTGGTCCATTTcggtataaatactatttttcgtAGCGAGGAATTTGGTTTTGCAAGAGATCGGGACAAATGATGCGGTAAGAGCATTTCTCAAACATATTTACGGTATATAGAAGAAATCACTTAATGATTTTGAAGTATTCTGTGATTTGTATAAATCATTTGATTGTGAAAGTTACATACTATgatattaaaggtaaagctcTAGATATAGTTACTTCATACTCAAGACAAAGAGTCCACCGAGTTTTAATTAATGGATAAAGTCGTCTGGATGCCTATATTGGGTGGTTCCACAAGGAACAATTTTGGGTCTTTTTcaatttctagtatatataaatgatgactttctattaaaagtatttgtgaTACAGTGTTATTTGCTGACCATCCTTCATTGATTTTTAAGGTCGATAGGAAAAAAACTAACAATGACGATGTAAATAATGCATTATCACACATGCACGATGTTTAACAATGTGAAGTTTCTCCCTATCAAATGATAGAGAgccaaatatattatacaccGTATTATAATATCTCATAATACGGTGGCTGTCTTGATGTAGCCAACAAAACAATGATTTGAGGTATAATATGTCTGAAAAAGTACtccaaaatgttgattttccaaataaaaaaccatttcagcaaaataaacacgctttcttgccattaaattaaattttaaaccttttttaatccCCCAAAAACGCTGTCATTCCAtttgatgacgtcagatagtTAATAACAACAGGTCTGTATGTACTTCCGATACTCATTCAACGTAAACAGctattaatatttgatgttttttggGAAAACAGCGAATCACAATCATTATCGTTGGAGtttaatgtacaaatactagcatgaaaactccagaaaagttgtttatcaaagtgccagatgatattgaaatgacagtttttgcctatcTGACGCCACACCAGGGCagctcgtgttttaggtcacgtgatgTACAAACTAATTTTTAGTTTGTACATTACGTGACCTACAACGTAACGTAATgtgacatatataaattaataatgcgcttttataattaaatatttaagtatatttctacgTATATAATCGGTCCCAAATATATCTGATTATGTTTACTAAGCGAACTTGCGAAATATTGTTCCATTCttcagtatattttaatttttatgaaattttataatttagttttcacTATTGAAAATACCCTTTTGCtgtttacgatttatgacgtattaaaaaaaactactcaaTAAATTTTTGGTGGAATTTTGCATGGTAATGTgatgtacataattttttttacttttattataaaagttacacgcgggggggggggggggggtatatTTTACCACTTTCGAAGTGTCTCTAGGAAATCGTGACCGAATTTCAGTGTCAGGAAGATTTacgtaataagtaaaaataattcaaatttttcaaTGAAATGCTTAATTGCGTCAATGTGAGAAAGTTGTAagggctataatataataagttaggtgttttaatttaaaatataattttactttaatattttattttcaaatatataataatattaattaaggaCTCTTCTTATGTCtatcaaatttaaactatttagtGATGAGATAGGATGTGTTCTGAAGCGTGGTGAATCGGCTGGGCGTGTGTCGATGGGGCGGAGTAGTCAACTTGTGCGTTAAATCTGAAagcacataaaatataataaaaaccttcACATTAGCCCTTCAGTATtagaaaagaataattttatttcctattGCAAAACTAATGAAAGTATTCTTCCGAACCTGACTGAAAGATATAAGACGTAGTATGAACTTTTATCTTCCAGtctattaacaaatacatttaacaaaCCGTAGACATTatactgtttaaatattaaatgatatattccggacaaatttatttacttaaccaACATTTAACTCGGTAtagaaaagaaatataatttacccGCTATGCTTATCAGCGTTGTAGTGGACGGTGCGAACGGAACCATCAGGCTGGTGCAGACTGTAGGAGCCGGTCACATGATCACCATCACGAGCTTCGTGCTGCGACTTGATGTCACCAGTGTGGTGGTCTTCTACGTTGTATTGGAACTCGTATTTGGGATGCGCCTGTTAAAATCGAATTATTAGTAGAATTTATTAAACGAGTTTCTAATATTCTGAGATAAAACATATACTTACGTAGTAATCCTGGTGTTCATGAGCGCCATTGTGTTGGCTGTGGTATACGGGAGCTTGATGGTATGCGATAGGAGTAGCGTGGTGAACTATAGGAGCAGAGTGAACAATGGGGGCAGCATGGTGAACGGAAACAGTGGGTTGATGGTATGcgactggagcagcgtggagagCGATCGGTTGGTGGCTGTAGCCATGTTGGTTGTGCGAGATATCATGACGGATGATTGATTGAGAAGAAGTTGCATGACCATGACTTTGTTCATGATGCTGCGCGCTGACTGCCATCAGCGAAGCGGCAAAAATTACAACCtgattaaaacatatacatttttattgtaataataaaaattaaaaataaatacatttttttttaatttaactcaccttaaaattcattttgtaCTTTTAGATGAGAAGCTCAAATTTGAATGACATTAATTTGAAATCACTCTGGCCTTTTATATTCTGAACGATTTAatgtgtttaaataaagaactacTTTCGTAGTCACCTTACTATGTGTTGAAACTTAAAACGAGTTTATGGTTTTCCGATTGTTAgtattcaaatatgtttttacgCAACTTCATCGTAATTAATTAACGAAAGCTTATCAATACaattaacaaagaaatattctacaaaatattcataacactatcatatttatatagcttaatctgtatttcatacaaaattatgaAACGTTTAGATGAAATTAGAGACGAGTATTTAAGATACTTGCTAATTTAATTACCATTTTTTCACGGTTTCAGTGTTTAAATGAAAAGCACTATCACCgagtaaagtatttattttttaatttgatagggctttgtgagACCGTGTGGCGCCGcccatttatcataattatttttcaccACCAAGTAGGACTActtatagttgtgttccggctgttaaggatgagtaagccttgtaattacaggtacaagggtaCAAGTTCCTTGTAGCTGTaattacaagggacataataacttgaCGAATGGCGACTGACTTGTGGCGAATTCACGATTGACGAAAAATTGTTAAGCTTTCTTATTGCAATATCTATGTGGCCAGATTAAATCAGGTGATACATTTGGCTGTCAGCTACTTCGAATGAATGTAGCCAGTCCAGAGTCTCTTACGTATATCTAAGAACGTCTATTTTACAAGATAcacattattataaagatattaaaagtgTTGATGAAAATCAATCTTAAGAGTAAAAGTGTTATTTGTGTGATACAATTAATGCTTAATAACAAATgaggagattttttttaatgcttaatTGAAAAAAACTACGAAACCAATATACATTGCATATTTCGGGGTAGgttttggtataaaatattattatatactagctccGGCTTAGCACAGGAGGCACTTTCTACTCGTGAAGATTAATTTACAATTGGATCATTCATTAACGAGATTACCTcctacatataaacaaacaaatttggttttttcataatattaatatagaagtaGGTACCTGCGCCTCGCAGTTTCTCCCGTATTAAATTTAAGCTATATTGCCGTGACACTCTATAATTTCGTctttttgtatgttataaagGAGACAGGTAAATggtataaaatctaatttaagcTTAGTAAatcatttgtttacattttcgtattcgtatgtaatatatacttatcgattatatttaatttgtaaataatttaatgaatcagtaacatatttgtttaaaaaatacatttacaaaaagACAGATTActcttttattaatacatattattcagAGATTATTTTGGCATTATACTTAATGTGACACAGAATATTTGTTAATGGTCTATCAGCACATTTTTGTACATTTCTCTTTAGTTCTTTATTCTGAAACGATGTCATTGTCATCGCCGaatcgaattaattaattattgaacaaAAAATTCATTCTCAGAATTTTGGAAGAATCATCACATCACAACAATTTGACTCAATAATGATCAAATACTATATCATATCACATGATCatgtaatatgatattaatatataattcaattaacatGTAAAAGTCTAACCTAATTTCCATCGGTAGGGACTTGGATTGaactgttttaaaatgttattgtctGATGAACTAGAAATGGCAAATTATTTAAACGAGATAACTAACGTATACAGATGTATACGTTAGTTATATCGAActattaaaattgttgtaaacaatgaatactttaaaatttacaatatttattcgaaatagTGCGATGATTTAAGGGCCGCCTAGCTATGTAATAAGTCCGTGGACCGATCCTGACTCTGGAATATTGACGTCCCTACTCCTAAAACAAGATTTAAGCTTAAATGGAGTGGTAAGTAGGagtaatagtaattttttacattgttgctattctttttattaaaaaaaaataatttttatgtaattgataaaaagtaattttatgaaaGTGATGTTATAATTCTAAAGTCTACAAGTTAACCAGATGGGCTATGGGCTCGAATAATACTTCAAAATCTATAGTAATTTTCAAGGAATTTGTGATATCTTCTAATTTTTTGACTCAGTTAAAactatctaaatttaaatctatgttatcgaaattttttgatttatattacgtaataaaataaggcAAATCGCtttctagtaataaataaagttaaaaatgattGGAATCAATGCTATCTTTGAAGAAAAAGGATTGACAGGGAGTATCTTTGATTGCCACTGGCTGACTGATACTAGAATTTAACAACGATTTTAGTTTTAGGTTTAGtagaaacgataaaaaatattcatatattctttattaaagaaaGTTTTTGGTAAATATCTCTAAATttcataagaatataaataaaaaattaaataatattttaattttttttattaattaagctaATAGTATACATTGAGAGTTTCCTAATGACTGTTAAATCAACGCTTAGTGATGAGAGAGGATGTGTTCAGGAGCGTGGTGAATCGGCTGGGCGTGTGTTGATGGAGCAGAGTAGTCAACTTGTGCGTTAAAtctgaaaacatttttcaacCTAAATAAAACTTTCCTCATGGTCATTTTCGATGCTCGTAAATAGTTTGTAAGTTGCGCGTGTCAGCGTTGATACAACACTCATTCCTTACTTTGTTTTTCATAGCTGTCATTTGAATGTATGGACTTATACATAGTAATCTACTAACTGGAAAATTTCTTACCCGCTGTGCTTATCGGCGTTGTAATGGACAGTGCGGACGGAACCATCGGGCTGGTGCAGACTGTAGGAGCCAGTCACGTGGTCACCATCACGAGCTTCGTGCTGAGACTTGATGTCACCGGTGTGATGGTCTTCTACGTTGTATTGGAACTCGTATTTAGGATGAGACTGTAAATACATGAAGATCATATTAAACtcaaagatttataattaaagatcgagatattttttttttcagtttttgcaaaagtaaataaaagccGAATTCTCAAAATAACACAAATGACTAAACTTACGTAGTAGTCCTGGTGTTCATGACCATCATTATGTTGGTTGTGGTAGACTGGAGTTTGATGGTGCGCAATGGGAGCAGCATGGTGTactattggagcagcgtggacgATAGGGGCGGCGTGTTGGATGTAAGCAGCTGGTTGGTGGTGATATACAGGAGCACTGTGGACGGCAATTGGTTGTACGTGGTTGTAGCCGTGGTCATGGGAGACGTCGTGCCGGATGATGGATTGAGAAGATGTTGCATGGCCATGGCTTTGTCCGTGATGTTGCGCGCTTACTGCCATCAGCGAAGCGGCAAAAATGACAACCtgatcaaataaatacaattactaggagactcttataaaatataagaaagaaacagttttttttttaataatgtgagagttaaatgtaattaattaattatttaaactaaccttaaaattcattttgtattttgtgaCGTGTAGCTCAAATGAGAATGATATGAAATCCAAATTACTCTTGCCTTTTATATTCTTGATGATTTAATGAGTTTCATTGAACGGCTTACGTAGGAACTTGATTACAATTTGTAACTGCAAACGAGTTTATGATTTTTGGATACTTCATAGTTCATAAGAAAATGAATTACATTATatgattacattatttaaaaaaaaatgagccaATTCTATGATGGTATGCTCGTTCCCCTAAAAAATTAACGCTATCTTGTGTAAGTGGTAATTTGGTGATGTGCTTTTTTTTATAGTCCATTGTATAAACTTAGCTTATATCGGCCTGGCGACCAGtgattctaaataataaaaaaaaaaatatcgtcagTAGCGCTTgaaatttcaattacaataagttatagtataaataaataaagtacattgaTTTATCAAATGTTCTTTTATTTCAAGTGTGGGTCACTTGGAATAAAAGAACATTTGATACGCATTTAACACGCTGTGTCAAATAACTGtaacctaatttaaaaaataaatctatttaaataaaacttttttacacccaaaatttttatacaacaaaatgAAGCTAACTATGCACATAACTTAGTACTTTTTAGAATTGATTTTCATTGATAAGGTATATTTGCTAGTATTAATATACAATCAAACAAACTTGTAACTTATATTCCTCAAGCCCTTAAACTAGGGGATGGCAGTTAGTATGAGACCTCCAAAATGTTGACACTAGAGatctaaaaatgaaaataaggtgtctttgttaaaaaaatatctaaccctgtataatcataaaaaaaaagttatatacatacatcataTCGTTTCTTTACTACacgaattattgtataatagaaaataaaattttcacgtTACGCCCATGGGAATGTAGCAACCTAGCCAAGCCACATATGCATTACTTAGGTAGAGAGTTTGTACAGTTAGGTCTTGTAGAGGTAAACGCACTAAGCGAAGAGTTAGAAGCTTGGCTCCACAAGAGATCTGATAACTTTTGTCAATGCGAGTTATATGGACTTGGCaacattttacgtttttttttttgtgggaTAAACTATTAACGTTTGAATCTTTATTTTCgtgttcttttataatataaaggatACACGTAAATGgcataaaatctaatttaagcTGAGTCAGTAATTTGCTTACATTTTCGTATCTCTAACAGACTTTAGATtctattaactttataaataactttatgaaTTAGTAAAATGCTTGTTTAAAACGcattaacaataacttaaataaatccCGATACCCCATAACCCATACCCcatgttttaataaagatttatcaaAGATTATTTTAGCGCTATACTTATCgtgctataaaatatttgttaattggctatcaaaacatttttatacatttctctTTTGTTTTGAAACGATGTCATTGTCGTCgccgaaattaattaattcattatttaacaaaaactgcGTCCAAATAATTTTGGAATGTTGCTCTTACTCaatgaatatacatatgatatgatactacatatatgtgtattgtCATGTAAGGcacataatttcaaataatagttaattaatttaaaaatatataaaaattgaaaaactaTTTTGGCTCTGCTTTACTTTACTAACAGTATGGAATTTTTAGCAAAACAAGGCAaggcaattttattttgtgtatttatttcaaaccaATTCCAgtaagatttttgttttaaataatgttatttagcagtattaaaatacaatcaatatCGAGCTAAGAAATTGATCCACCTGTACGTATGctatgtttatgtaataaaaaaatatgttagtcGAACAAAAAAGACAATTACACAGATgagaaattgcattttttttttttttaatcctgtgtttattataataaaactatttctaaattacgaaatatatataaattatatcacaaaGTTTTACTTGATCTGTTATAGCTGTAGCATATTCATTAGTCTCTGTTAAGCGCTCGTGtgcaattttttgttttatacacgTGTTAGATTTTTAATAGAGACTTAATACATTGTGTctggatattttaagataatttctatttctttgttactttattatattttatggatacaataaaaaattatatattaaactcaaatatttatttaatcattataatagctgtagtaatcgtaatattgtatcaattaatatttacaataaaaccattcatactaactttgtatcttgataattgcaaaaaacaaaattcatatattcatcaataatttaacaagcaataacatttatactatatcaaaaaattatatcgtaccttaaatgttagcACCTTGCTGGTCCAGGATCAAAGTAAAAGTATAAGTCTTCTGTaccgagcttccatcacttatataggCCTCACTACCTACTACTAACCTACTaaaagaaaagtcaaagtaccctcttatttaatatcaatgttatcaacacaattcaaaaataacttaaattaatattattacagaattgattgaaacatacaatacaaagtgtaagccttgtttgtaatcgtcaaattatttatttatttattacttaatctgTCACACGCGTATCAGTTAAAATAGCtcgtgttaaatattttctttatagaatACATAACAGCTAATTagacttaaaatatattgcttGATAGTCATTTTGTGTTTTACGgatcataataattacaatactttTACTCCtagatactatatatactatattttatacttttactttGTGCCCAACAAttctgagtattgttgtttggcggtagaatatcttctGTGTTCgcggtaccaacccagacggttGCGCAAAgtactaccaccaagtaaattattaatacctaTTCAGATGAATATGTTACTTATCACGGACAATTAAATTAGATTCAAATTGGCCTGAACactatattacttaaataaatactttagattctaaagtaattttaacGTGATTTGAAATCGGTGATTTTTTAAAGTTCCAGAAGAATCGTGTGCTGTAAAAAAGGTTGTCgaataactaattataaaattatgatcttAAATCCATCGATTTTTTGTATCTGTGTTTCATaaagaaatttgataaaaatattttattcttattttgtattatttatattttcgtttactACTTTTAAACTTTGGAATTAATGCGATCCTTGAGGAACAAGGATCGATAAGATCCGTCTTTTATTGCCACTGGCTGGCTGGGATAAGAAGTTTATCGACTATTTTAAATCCTCGTATACCGAATTGATCAAGCTTGAGAAGTATAATTGACTGAAAATTTATCACAGGCTTTAGTGCAATTGATTTTTATGGCATCTACTTCGCGATCGTTATAGTTTCATGCATGTAGTTAAATAATTCACATGATTTATTTTCCAAAGGATTGTGACAAGATTAGTATCTGTTGAGGAAATCAGaagtttttcataattttttgaaaatttgattagaatataaataaaaaaataaataaaattttaagtttattttataaagtaagctAATAGTATACATTGAGTGTTTCCTAATGACTATTAAATCAACGCTTAGTGATGAGAGAGGATGTGTTCAGGAGCGTGGTGAATCGGCTGGGCGTGTGTTGATGGGGCGGAGTAGTCAACTTGTGCGTTAAAtctgaaaacatttttcaacCTAATTAAAACTTTCCTCATGGTCATATTCGATGCTCGTAATTAGTTTGTAAGTTGCGCGTGTCAGCGTTGATACAACACTCATTCCTTACTTTGTTTTTCATAGCTGTCATTTGAATGTATGTACTTTTACATAGTAATCTACTAAATGGAGAATTTCTTACCCGCTGTGCTTATCGGCGTTGTAATGGACAGTACGGACGGAACCATCGGGCTGGTGCAGACTGTAGGAGCCAGTCACGTGGTCACCATCACGAGCTTCGTGCTGAGACTTGATGTCACCGGTGTGATGGTCTTCTACGTTGTATTGGAACTCGTATTTAGGATGAGACTGTAAATACATGAAGATCATATTAAACtcaaagatttataattaaatattgagatttcttttttcagtttttgcaaaagtaaataaaagccGAATTCTTAGATATAGATATTAAGATTAaagatttaaagttaatatttggatattttttaaagcaaaataaaaaaaaaattaataaaggtaaataaattcCGCATTTATAAATGACACAAGTGGCTCAACTTACGTAGTAGTCCTGGTGTTCATGACCATCATTATGTTGGTTGTGGTAGACTGGAGTTTGATGGTGCGCAATGGGAGCAGCATGGTGTactattggagcagcgtggacgATAGGGGCGGCGTGTTGGATGTAAGCAGCTGGTTGGTGGTGATATACAGGAGCACTGTGGACGGCAATTGGTTGTACGTGGTTGTAGCCGTGGTCATGGGAGACGTCGTGTCGGATGATGGATTGAGAAGATGTTGCATGGCCATGGCTTTGACCGTGATGTTGCGCGCTTACTGCCATCAGCGAAGCGGCAAAAATGACAacctgataaaataaatacaattactaggagactcttataaaatataaggaagaagcagttttttttttaataatgtgagagttaaatgtaattaattaattatttaaactaaccttaaaattcattttgtattttgtgaCGTGTAGCTCAAATGAGAATGATATGAAATCCAAATTACTCTTGCCTTTTATATTCTTGATGATTTAATGAGTTTCAATGAACGGCTTACGTAGGAACTTGATTACAATTTGTAACTGCAAACGAGTTTATGATTTTTGGATACTTAACAGTTTAATTTGTACGCAAGAAAATTTTTCACATATTATGATTTgagaataaaaaagtattataataatcatatgatTTACTCAAAATATGCCTGCGTGATAGAAGTCTTTGTTGATGATGGATGATGGCATACCAtaggattaataaaataaggaatagggcgaaaatgatatttatataattatacaaatattattaataatgtacacaAGTAAATAGTTCTCCTTTTTTCTCACACCGAATGCTGAGGTCCTTCTAGGTTGAGGTAGGTCTTCTTTTATGTAAAGGGGGTGTCAGCCAATTTAATTAAAGGCACAACGAAACTACCATTGTAGATTCAGTAACTATGGGTGACAATACTGACTTAGCATCAAGTGctaacaaatattgaaaaaaatataaatatatatatacctgtaTAAGGTACCTTCTTAAGGTAATTTCTTGCGTCAGATAGGTATAGGATGTAATTTTTTTCGCCGTAACATATTCAAACAAGTTATGACCTTACTTATAAGCATTGTTTAGCGGGAACAACCGCTTTTGAGATGTATTATATGTGATTTGATCGAttttcaagatattttaaatagcattgtagtaagtggtcactaccgctcattaaacattagcgctgtataaatattaatcatatcttATATCGCTAATAcgcaaagatgttatgttccttgtatctgtagttacattggctcactcagcTTTCAAAACGATACACAACAATTCTGTTTTGCATTTTCGCGATGGAATACCCGGTGAGTGGCCGTTGCCTATCTAGACGGATTTTCGCTTACCTCTACTATAGCTACATACATCtagagaaatataaaatattatcatttaaaattcattgttaCGCTACGACTgagcaattatttaaaagttttaacgtttaatttcttctgaatgtaataaatatgttcatGCAACGTCGTTTTGGTTagtttctaaattaattaaagccttatgaaaaatatgttaatatctgCGATTTAACCATAGCTCCGATCAAATATAAtagaggttttatttatttttatacattttacaaaatatttatatacttgtactttactttcattattttttttaaattaatatatggtatcaataagaattatttatactaagaacttaaggttattttttatgtgactGGTATGCGgtcgagcaaatgagccacctgatggtaagtggtccccaccgcccatagataatggcgctgtaagaaatattaagcattccctACACCGCCGGCTTGCATAAATCCCTCAcatcaaaaatatacttcaatcaAAATTGAAAACATCTACTGTACAAATCAAGATCACAAGTTTTGGTAGCAATAATGCTTACACTTTCTTaagttgaatcgcaatttcaatctcaatatttaaaattgttaccaaaatttattatatcattatgaatatataaaagttacttatgcaatcattattgtaataaatatgtattacgtctttcgtatatattattttgtaattgtaatgtctttgtattttatttatttgaaatagacTTGGATTAATTGCTGgatatatgttatgtattttttatgtatttagtaattaaaaaatttgaagttTTTGCGAGATAGTTTCTACCAAGTTGTCTTTTAATACTTTtagtattatgaaataaaaacaaaggataataattaatgaatatgaacgtaaatatattattatagcctTTGATTATATAATTCGGACTGATCTGTAAAAAATGTGTTAAGTTAGAGCTAATACTAAAATTGCgcaaatgaaaaagaaaacagtttttttatatagtttttggatccataacaaacaaacaaactctagAAAGGAATGGGCATACGGGGCAGATGTTTATAAGACATTTCCACGTTtgccgagcacgagttgaaaCTCAGTGTTACAGCCCAAATTTGAACTTCGGTTAAAATTCATTTtgtccttaaaaaatatttaatattaaagtgttGTAAGTAGCATGTTAGCGCACAACTTCATATACTCGCCAACTTTAAAAGAGGTTCTATGTTTGacatgtaagtttttttatgtataccaATCACTCGAAAAGGGCCGGACCGATGATAATGATTTCAACAGTATTCTATTCAGGTAGCTTATAGGCCGATACTTTAGTTCTATTTAGGCGGACTCTcacagattttgtttttttttttttcaatttttttgtcCAATTACCTC
This genomic stretch from Vanessa atalanta chromosome 5, ilVanAtal1.2, whole genome shotgun sequence harbors:
- the LOC125064047 gene encoding cuticle protein 8-like yields the protein MNFKVVIFAASLMAVSAQHHGQSHGHATSSQSIIRHDVSHDHGYNHVQPIAVHSAPVYHHQPAAYIQHAAPIVHAAPIVHHAAPIAHHQTPVYHNQHNDGHEHQDYYSHPKYEFQYNVEDHHTGDIKSQHEARDGDHVTGSYSLHQPDGSVRTVHYNADKHSGFNAQVDYSAPSTHAQPIHHAPEHILSHH
- the LOC125064398 gene encoding cuticle protein 8-like gives rise to the protein MAVSAQHHGQSHGHATSSQSIIRHDVSHDHGYNHVQPIAVHSAPVYHHQPAAYIQHAAPIVHAAPIVHHAAPIAHHQTPVYHNQHNDGHEHQDYYSHPKYEFQYNVEDHHTGDIKSQHEARDGDHVTGSYSLHQPDGSVRTVHYNADKHSGFNAQVDYSAPSTHAQPIHHAPEHILSHH
- the LOC125064048 gene encoding cuticle protein 8-like; translated protein: MNFKVVIFAASLMAVSAQHHEQSHGHATSSQSIIRHDISHNQHGYSHQPIALHAAPVAYHQPTVSVHHAAPIVHSAPIVHHATPIAYHQAPVYHSQHNGAHEHQDYYAHPKYEFQYNVEDHHTGDIKSQHEARDGDHVTGSYSLHQPDGSVRTVHYNADKHSGFNAQVDYSAPSTHAQPIHHASEHILSHH